From the genome of Leptodactylus fuscus isolate aLepFus1 chromosome 1, aLepFus1.hap2, whole genome shotgun sequence, one region includes:
- the RSRC2 gene encoding arginine/serine-rich coiled-coil protein 2 isoform X1, with product MASSDPERDDGSPGSLSPTLEKRMEHCDPSKSPRAYRHYSRSRSRSREHKRKTDDGKKHRSRSRSKEGRRYESKDKSSKKYRSDDLDKEHSEKVRERLNSSENGEERHRRKEKRSSRGRSHSRSRSRDRRHRSKSRDRRKSRSRSRERKRRPRSRSRSRSRHRHRSKSRSRSREKKKRLEKPRRHSRSRSRTPPSPPPFRGRNTAMDAQEALARRLERAKKLQEQREKEMVEKQKQQEMAAVAAASGGSVLNVAALLASGTQVTPQIAMAAQMAALQAKALAETGISVPSYYNPAAVNPMRFAEQEKKRKMLWQGKKEGDKSQSAEIWEKLNFGNKDQNVKFRKLMGIKSEDEAGTSTVDSESFKTLKQQEEVFRNLDAQYEMARSQTHTQRGMGLGFTSSMRGMDAV from the exons ATGGCG TCTAGTGACCCAGAGCGGGATGACGGATCTCCTGGGAGCTTGTCACCTACATTAGAAAAACGTATGGAGCACTGTGACCCATCAAAGTCCCCCAGAGCTTACAGACATTATTCAAGATCCCGGTCACGTTCAAGGGAGCATAAAAGGAAGACTG ATGATGGAAAGAAGCACAGGAGTAGAAGCAGAAGCAAAGAG GGAAGAAGATATGAATCCAAAGACAAATCGTCTAAGAAATACAGATCTGATGACTTGGATAAAGAGCATTCAGAAAAAGTGAGGGAGAGGCTTAATTCTTCTGAAAATGGCGAGGAAAGACATCGACGAAAAGAAAAGAGATCATCCAGGGGGAGGAGCCATTCCAGATCGCGATCACGTGACAG GCGTCATCGAAGTAAAAGCCGTGACAGGAGGAAATCCCGATCAAGAAGCAGAGAACGTAAAAGGCGTCCCCGCTCTCGTTCAAGATCGAGATCCAGGCACCGCCATAGGAGTAAGAGTAGAAGCAGAAGTCG tgaaaaaaagaagagacTTGAGAAACCTAGAAGGCACAGCAGGAGCCGAAGCCGGACACCACCTAGTCCACCTCCATTTCGAGGTAGAAATACTGCGATGGATGCCCAGGAAGCACTGGCTAGAAG GTTAGAGAGAGCAAAGAAACTCCAAGAGCAGAGGGAAAAAGAAATGGTTGAAAAGCAAAAACAACAAGAAATGGCAGCAG TTGCTGCCGCAAGTGGTGGGTCTGTGCTAAATGTAGCAGCATTGTTGGCCTCTGGAACTCAGGTGACTCCTCAGATTGCAATGGCAGCTCAAATGGCTGCATTACAGGCCAAGGCATTGGCAGAAACTGGAATTTCTGTTCCTAGTTATTATAATCCAGCAGCAGTAAATCCCATGAGATTTGCAGAGCAAGAGAAAAAGCGGAAGATGCTTTGGCAAGGCAAGAAAGAGGGG GACAAATCACAGTCTGCTGAAATATGGGAGAAACTCAATTTTGGAAACAAGGACCAAAATGTAAAATTTAGGAAACTAATGGGAATAAAG AGTGAAGATGAAGCTGGGACAAGTACTGTAGACTCAGAAAGTTTCAAAACCTTGAAGCAACAAGAAGAAGTTTTTAGAAACCTAGATGCTCAGTATGAAATGGCAAGATCACAGACCCATACACAAAGAGGCATGGGCTTGGGCTTTACATCATCGATGCGAGGGATGGATGCAGTCTAG
- the RSRC2 gene encoding arginine/serine-rich coiled-coil protein 2 isoform X2 — MIRTNFLLKQGRRYESKDKSSKKYRSDDLDKEHSEKVRERLNSSENGEERHRRKEKRSSRGRSHSRSRSRDRRHRSKSRDRRKSRSRSRERKRRPRSRSRSRSRHRHRSKSRSRSREKKKRLEKPRRHSRSRSRTPPSPPPFRGRNTAMDAQEALARRLERAKKLQEQREKEMVEKQKQQEMAAVAAASGGSVLNVAALLASGTQVTPQIAMAAQMAALQAKALAETGISVPSYYNPAAVNPMRFAEQEKKRKMLWQGKKEGDKSQSAEIWEKLNFGNKDQNVKFRKLMGIKSEDEAGTSTVDSESFKTLKQQEEVFRNLDAQYEMARSQTHTQRGMGLGFTSSMRGMDAV; from the exons ATGATAAG AACCAACTTCTTGTTAAAACAGGGAAGAAGATATGAATCCAAAGACAAATCGTCTAAGAAATACAGATCTGATGACTTGGATAAAGAGCATTCAGAAAAAGTGAGGGAGAGGCTTAATTCTTCTGAAAATGGCGAGGAAAGACATCGACGAAAAGAAAAGAGATCATCCAGGGGGAGGAGCCATTCCAGATCGCGATCACGTGACAG GCGTCATCGAAGTAAAAGCCGTGACAGGAGGAAATCCCGATCAAGAAGCAGAGAACGTAAAAGGCGTCCCCGCTCTCGTTCAAGATCGAGATCCAGGCACCGCCATAGGAGTAAGAGTAGAAGCAGAAGTCG tgaaaaaaagaagagacTTGAGAAACCTAGAAGGCACAGCAGGAGCCGAAGCCGGACACCACCTAGTCCACCTCCATTTCGAGGTAGAAATACTGCGATGGATGCCCAGGAAGCACTGGCTAGAAG GTTAGAGAGAGCAAAGAAACTCCAAGAGCAGAGGGAAAAAGAAATGGTTGAAAAGCAAAAACAACAAGAAATGGCAGCAG TTGCTGCCGCAAGTGGTGGGTCTGTGCTAAATGTAGCAGCATTGTTGGCCTCTGGAACTCAGGTGACTCCTCAGATTGCAATGGCAGCTCAAATGGCTGCATTACAGGCCAAGGCATTGGCAGAAACTGGAATTTCTGTTCCTAGTTATTATAATCCAGCAGCAGTAAATCCCATGAGATTTGCAGAGCAAGAGAAAAAGCGGAAGATGCTTTGGCAAGGCAAGAAAGAGGGG GACAAATCACAGTCTGCTGAAATATGGGAGAAACTCAATTTTGGAAACAAGGACCAAAATGTAAAATTTAGGAAACTAATGGGAATAAAG AGTGAAGATGAAGCTGGGACAAGTACTGTAGACTCAGAAAGTTTCAAAACCTTGAAGCAACAAGAAGAAGTTTTTAGAAACCTAGATGCTCAGTATGAAATGGCAAGATCACAGACCCATACACAAAGAGGCATGGGCTTGGGCTTTACATCATCGATGCGAGGGATGGATGCAGTCTAG